Sequence from the Bacillus thuringiensis genome:
CATTAATACAAATTCAAACGTTTAAAACGAAAGATACGTTACAAATTTATCCTCATACAGAACATAACCATCTAGAAGGGGTAAGATCGTTTGTATTACGTGAAGAGCGCCCGTTAGATTTACAAAAACTAAATGAGTGGATGTCAGCTGTCGTTCAAGAGCTAGGGGAGTATTTGTATCGTTATAAAGGGATTTTGTCTATCGATGGAGTAGATAAACGTATCGTTTTCCAAGGTGTACATACATTGTTTGCTGCATCATACGATAGAGTGTGGCAAGAGGGTGAAGAACGAGTAAGTGAAGTCGTATTTATCGGAAAAGATATTAATAAAGAATGGTTCCAAGAACATTTCGAGGAGTGTGTGAAATAAGTCTGCGTATATTGCAGGCTTATTTTTGGGACTTAACTAAGTGCTTTGAGAAAAATGCTAGATTGTAAAAAACGAAGGATTAAAAAAGCCTGTTTTCACAGGCTTGTATGTTCATCTAAAAGTAACTCCATTACAACACCTACAACTGGGCCTTCATCATCAATATCCCCGTTTAAACGGAAACCAAAGGATTCGTATAGTCCCATTGCGAGTTTGTTGTCTGGATGTAAACTTAAATAAATTATTTTACATTCAAATTTATCTTGTAAGAATTGAAGGAGTATGCGAAGGAAACGTTTTGCGTATCCTTTTCCTTGATATTGTTGGTCAATCATAAAGCGGTCTAACCACACACTTTTACGCTTTTCCCAATACCATCCGTACATTGCATATCCTACAAGTGTTTCTCCATCATATAAACCTATTGACGTTCCGTTTCCTTCATATAATGATTCTGCTAAAGAAAACGCATTACTTTCAATAAATTGCTGCTGGTCTTTTGCGACGTTTAAAGCAGCTACTGAACGCCAATTTTTTGCTGTTACTTCACAAATGTGAAGAGTCATAATTCCAACTCACCTTCTAAATTAATATAGCTCAAAAGCTAATATGGATAATTTTACTTGTTATTTTGGTCAAGTCAAGCAGAAGCACATAAAAAAAGAAGCTGAATGTCATATTCAGCCTCTTATCAAAAGTTGATTAGTTAGTAGCTTCTTTCAATGTATTCACGTTTTCTTCCATTAAAGTGAAGTAATCTTTATTATTTTTCGCATCGTCTTCAGAAATAGTAGCTAAGTGATTTAAACGTAAAATCTTTGTACCTGTTTCTTTTTGAATAACGGATGCTACTTTTGGAGTAGAGAATGTTTCAAATAAAATATATTTTAAGTTATGCTCTTTTGCTGTTTTTGTAATATCAGCAAGTTGCTTTTGAGATGGTTCATCAGAAGCTGAGATTCCAGCGATAGGAATTTGCTTCAGGCCATAACGTTGTTCCCAGTACCCGTATGCAGCATGAGAAACTAAAATTTCTTTCGTTTTTGCATTTGCTACAGCAGCTTTAAATTGATCATCTAAATCAGTAAATTTTGTTTGAAGTGCTGCAAAGTTTTTTTCAAACTCTTGTTTATGGTCAGGTTGTAATTCTACAAGTGCATTTTTAATTTTTTCTGCCTGTTTCATTGCTAGAGTAGGGTCTAACCAAATGTGTGGGTCTTTATCGTGATGATGTTCATCCTCTTTGTGGCCGTCTCCATGATCATGATGCTCTTCTTCAGTAGAAGTACGCAGTTCAATACCTTTTGATGCATTTACAATTTTAACATTTTCTTTTTGTAATGCTTTTTCCATTTTTTCAGCAAATGGCTCTAATTCAGCGCCGTTATAAACGAATAAATCGGCTTTTGCAACTTGTACTGTTTGTTTTTGACTTGGCTCAAATGTATGAGAATCTGCACCAGGTGGATAAATCGCTTCAACAGTTACATAGTCGCCACCAATTTTTTTTGCGAAATCAGCAAGAGGGAAGA
This genomic interval carries:
- a CDS encoding GNAT family N-acetyltransferase; this encodes MTLHICEVTAKNWRSVAALNVAKDQQQFIESNAFSLAESLYEGNGTSIGLYDGETLVGYAMYGWYWEKRKSVWLDRFMIDQQYQGKGYAKRFLRILLQFLQDKFECKIIYLSLHPDNKLAMGLYESFGFRLNGDIDDEGPVVGVVMELLLDEHTSL
- a CDS encoding metal ABC transporter substrate-binding protein, producing the protein MPKRLTIFSFLLIFTLIFTGCSNKKESTAKKDGKLTVYTTIFPLADFAKKIGGDYVTVEAIYPPGADSHTFEPSQKQTVQVAKADLFVYNGAELEPFAEKMEKALQKENVKIVNASKGIELRTSTEEEHHDHGDGHKEDEHHHDKDPHIWLDPTLAMKQAEKIKNALVELQPDHKQEFEKNFAALQTKFTDLDDQFKAAVANAKTKEILVSHAAYGYWEQRYGLKQIPIAGISASDEPSQKQLADITKTAKEHNLKYILFETFSTPKVASVIQKETGTKILRLNHLATISEDDAKNNKDYFTLMEENVNTLKEATN